CGCGAATGTCCCCCGCCTTCGGCTCCTCCTTTATTTCGCTGCGGGGAGCACCCGGCGCCCTGCGCCCACTGGGCGCTGTCGTGGTGCTGCGTCGTCAACGAGCGCTCCGGGAATGCCTGGTCGCTGCGAGGCGATCCAGTCCCACACGATACGGATTGCAGCTTCGTCTTCCCGCCCGCTCGCCACTGCGAGAAAGTAGCTGCCCGTATCGAGCGCGGGCCCGAAGGGCTGCACCAACGCACCGCTTCGCAGTTCTTCGGCCGCGAGCGTGAGGCTCAGCAGCGCCACGCCGTGGCCCGCGAGCGCGGCGAGGATGGCGTGGGTTTCGTCCGAGAACGACAGGCCCGCGGCCTTCATCGACCGGCCGCGCGGCGCGGCGATGCCGGCTTCGCGGAACCATCGCGACCAGGTTGCGGGCGCAGCTGCGCCGGGCTGCCAATCGGCATGGATCAGCTGGTGCTTCGGCAAATCGCTCACGCGCTTCAGGCCCAGCATCGGGCTGCACAGCGGCGCATAGCGTTCGGGCATCAGTTCGCGCACCACGAGGCCCGGCCAGTTGCCGCTGCCGGAGCGCACCGCGATGTCGGCATCTCCGCGTGCCAGGTCGACCAGGGTGTCGCTGGCATGCAGCCGCAGTTCGATGCCGGGGCAAGCTTTGCGGAAAGCCGCCATGCGCGGCAGCACCCAGCGCGCCGCAAAGGCGGTGTTGGTGGTGAGCGTGACGGCTTGGGAGGCGGAAGGTTGGCGCAGCCTCTCGACCGCGGCCTCCAGCGCATCGAATCCGGCCCGCAGATCGTCGAACAGCCGCTCGCCCGCGGGCGTCAAGGCAAGCTGCCGCGTGAGCCGGCGGAACAGCGGCCGGCCCAGCGTGTCTTCCAGCGCGCGCACCTGGTGGCTGATGGCCGATGGCGTGACCGACAGTTCGAGCGCCGCGCGCTGGAAGCTCAGGTGCGCAGCCGCCGCTTCGAAGGCGTGCAGCGAGCGCAGGGGCGGCAGGCGCCTGGGGCGGCGGATGGGTGAGGTGGTTTCATTCATCGATGGAGAAATGATCGTTTGTCGCAGGCTCATTGCATCCATAGATTGGAGCCTGTGCAGTCATTCTGACTGCGCCAGACGAAACAGCTCAATTCACCCATCGAAGACCATGAACCTTCTCCATATCGACACCAGCGGCCGCCCCGGGCTTTCGGGCATCGACCCCCACGGCTCGCACACGCGCCGGCTCTCCGCGCGCTTCATCGCGCGCTGGCGGCAGGCTCGGCCCAACGACCGCATCGACTACCTCGACGTGGGACAGCACCCGCCCGCGCACGTCGATGGCCGCTGGATCCATGCCGCATTCACCGCGCCCGCCGAGCGCGAGCCCTGGATGGCCGAAGTGCTGGCCGAGAGCGACCGGCTGGTCGACCAGTTGGTCGCCGCCGACCTGATCGTCGTCGGCCTGCCGATGTACAACTTCAGCGTGCCCTCCCAGTTCAAGGCCTGGATCGACAACATCGTGCGCGTGGGCCGCACCTTCGGCTTCGATCGTGCGCGTGGCGCAGTCCCGTACTGGCCGATGCTCGCCGATGCCGGCAAGCGCATGGTGCTGCTCGGCGCACGCGGCGACC
The Variovorax sp. OAS795 genome window above contains:
- a CDS encoding NAD(P)H-dependent oxidoreductase; this translates as MNLLHIDTSGRPGLSGIDPHGSHTRRLSARFIARWRQARPNDRIDYLDVGQHPPAHVDGRWIHAAFTAPAEREPWMAEVLAESDRLVDQLVAADLIVVGLPMYNFSVPSQFKAWIDNIVRVGRTFGFDRARGAVPYWPMLADAGKRMVLLGARGDHGYDPGGRIAHLNHTESSVRSVFGYIGVTDVHEAAVEFDEFGGEQLAQSLREAERKVDRLVDQLSGTLANERAEAISS
- a CDS encoding LysR substrate-binding domain-containing protein produces the protein MNETTSPIRRPRRLPPLRSLHAFEAAAAHLSFQRAALELSVTPSAISHQVRALEDTLGRPLFRRLTRQLALTPAGERLFDDLRAGFDALEAAVERLRQPSASQAVTLTTNTAFAARWVLPRMAAFRKACPGIELRLHASDTLVDLARGDADIAVRSGSGNWPGLVVRELMPERYAPLCSPMLGLKRVSDLPKHQLIHADWQPGAAAPATWSRWFREAGIAAPRGRSMKAAGLSFSDETHAILAALAGHGVALLSLTLAAEELRSGALVQPFGPALDTGSYFLAVASGREDEAAIRIVWDWIASQRPGIPGALVDDAAPRQRPVGAGRRVLPAAK